In Deferribacterota bacterium, the DNA window TGTTAATTTTCTAAAAATTGAGGCCTCTTGTGGTAAATAACCAAGTCCTAACAAAGCTCTTTTATATATAGGCATATTTGTAATGTTTCTGTCAAAAAATGTTATTTTACCACTATCTGATTTAATAATGCCAACAAGCATATAAAATGTTGTCGTCTTGCCCGCTCCATTAGGACCTAACAACCCAACAATCTCACCCTTTTTAACACTTAAATTTATTTTATTAACTACTGTATTATTCTTATAAACTTTACATAGATCTTCGGCGCTAAGGGACATTAGTAGTATTATCCTCCTTTTTCTCCGGTTTAAATATAACTATAACCCGCCTATTTTTTCCTTTTTTTACCTGAATTTCATTTGTTTTGTTGTTGTAAACAATCTCTTCCCCTTCTAAGTAGTTGTTATCCTGCCATATTCTTACACCACCATAAAGGTAAAATATATCCTTGTCTACATCATACTCTGCCTCTTTAGCAGTTGAGGTAATATCATCTTTAACTATCTTAACATCGCCTTTACAGACAATTTTATCTACTTCATCATTTTCTCGC includes these proteins:
- the lptA gene encoding lipopolysaccharide transport periplasmic protein LptA, encoding MRIRLFIICLMSLICINALKDSVKIESDSLKYFSDDNYSLFEGNVKAVYDDIIIYSKKMYVYMRENDEVDKIVCKGDVKIVKDDITSTAKEAEYDVDKDIFYLYGGVRIWQDNNYLEGEEIVYNNKTNEIQVKKGKNRRVIVIFKPEKKEDNTTNVP